One genomic segment of Phycisphaerales bacterium AB-hyl4 includes these proteins:
- a CDS encoding ABC transporter permease subunit, which yields MAILLPVEAKSWRGRLMYASVFVALIIGSITMIYPFAIMVSGSLRSEMDEADMDLLPRFLINEDTLARKFLEVKYNYNINEANEARGRQDFSFRVASLPEQVSEQRVADFHRFYEAADMPIHWQNLGAMEEHNKRISQRLREFRATLRQRYEGDLDALSRDLGAPLSSWLVLDMTTPDWMDMRFNFDPVPTYELYFQMLEDAPVAERWALSLSSRYLAMVVYPEYGRTTTEVYNEAHSRPLADYGDFRLPSRIPGDDQPQMREHWKYFVSQLLNASFIVLDDVDDEVFRDYLRGNYQSIEQLNRVWGTRHADFDDIQLPDGRTWLVGGQRGDYRDFLDEQPYENKRLVGPEYEWTQWLRDEYGSIEAVNQAHGSNHADFSDIRMPWLEVEYQYALAHAGSLRWQYAVRNFVNVFDELIFQGRAFFNTVVFVSLAIMFSLLLNPMAAYAMSRFKLPGTFKFLLILMATISFPPMVAFIPQFIALRNLDLLNTFVALLMPTLVNGYLIFLLKGFFDSLPQELYEAASIDGASEVRMFFQITMSLSKPILAVVALSAFNQAYMMFLYALMVTPDEEMWILSVWLYQYQQEASTAAVFASVLIASIPTLVVFLVVQRTIMRGIAVPSEK from the coding sequence GAGGACACACTTGCTCGCAAGTTCCTTGAGGTCAAGTACAACTACAACATCAACGAAGCCAACGAAGCGCGCGGTCGCCAGGACTTCAGCTTCCGCGTGGCTTCGCTGCCCGAGCAGGTCAGCGAGCAGCGTGTGGCGGACTTTCATCGTTTCTACGAAGCGGCGGACATGCCGATCCACTGGCAGAACCTCGGCGCGATGGAAGAGCACAACAAACGCATTTCCCAGCGGCTGCGTGAGTTTCGCGCGACGCTGCGCCAGCGGTATGAAGGCGATCTCGACGCGTTGAGCCGAGACCTCGGTGCGCCTTTGTCGAGTTGGTTGGTTCTGGACATGACCACGCCGGACTGGATGGACATGCGGTTCAATTTTGATCCGGTCCCGACGTATGAACTGTACTTTCAGATGCTCGAGGACGCGCCTGTCGCCGAGCGATGGGCGCTCTCGTTGAGCAGCCGATACCTGGCGATGGTGGTTTATCCCGAATACGGACGAACGACGACGGAGGTGTACAACGAGGCCCATTCTCGTCCTTTGGCGGACTATGGGGATTTCCGCCTGCCTTCCCGTATACCAGGCGATGATCAACCGCAAATGCGCGAGCATTGGAAGTACTTCGTCAGCCAGTTGCTCAATGCATCGTTCATCGTGTTGGACGATGTGGACGACGAGGTTTTTCGTGATTATTTGCGGGGCAACTACCAGTCGATCGAACAGCTGAATCGCGTATGGGGGACGCGGCATGCGGACTTTGATGACATTCAACTGCCGGACGGCCGAACGTGGCTGGTCGGTGGCCAGCGGGGCGACTACCGCGATTTTCTCGACGAGCAGCCTTACGAAAACAAGCGGCTGGTCGGGCCTGAATATGAATGGACGCAGTGGCTTCGTGACGAATATGGCTCGATCGAGGCGGTCAACCAGGCCCACGGGAGCAATCATGCTGACTTTTCCGACATTCGGATGCCCTGGCTGGAAGTGGAATATCAGTATGCCCTGGCTCACGCGGGGAGCCTTCGCTGGCAGTACGCGGTGCGGAACTTTGTGAACGTGTTTGATGAGTTGATCTTCCAGGGGCGAGCGTTTTTCAACACGGTGGTGTTTGTGTCGCTGGCGATCATGTTTTCGCTGCTGCTGAATCCGATGGCGGCGTATGCGATGAGCCGGTTCAAGCTGCCGGGCACGTTCAAGTTTCTGCTGATTCTGATGGCGACGATTTCGTTTCCGCCGATGGTGGCGTTCATTCCGCAGTTCATCGCGCTGCGCAACCTGGACCTGTTGAACACGTTTGTCGCGCTGTTGATGCCGACGCTGGTCAACGGGTATTTGATTTTCCTGCTGAAGGGCTTTTTCGACTCGCTGCCGCAGGAGTTGTATGAAGCGGCGAGCATCGACGGTGCGTCGGAAGTGCGGATGTTCTTCCAGATCACGATGAGCCTGAGTAAGCCGATCCTCGCGGTGGTGGCGTTGTCGGCGTTCAACCAGGCGTACATGATGTTCCTGTATGCGTTGATGGTGACGCCGGACGAGGAGATGTGGATTCTGTCGGTCTGGCTGTACCAGTACCAGCAGGAGGCGTCGACGGCGGCGGTGTTCGCGTCGGTGTTGATTGCGAGTATTCCGACGCTGGTGGTGTTCCTGGTTGTGCAGCGTACGATCATGCGTGGCATCGCTGTGCCTTCGGAGAAATAA
- the ubiE gene encoding bifunctional demethylmenaquinone methyltransferase/2-methoxy-6-polyprenyl-1,4-benzoquinol methylase UbiE — translation MSAPTPPSQPAWTDPDLVNPHAVQDKARRVERMFAAIAPSYDLNNRLHSMWRDQAWRRKTVKLADVKPRQDVVLDVACGTGDLAMAFADAKAKRVVGVDFTYNMLRIADVKRAGDARLSYHAGDAMRLPVADASVDVVSIAFGIRNVMNPAAAMAEFYRVLRPGGRLMVLEFSVPTNPLLHTGYMFYFKHVMPRTAALIARDRSGAYRYLPQSVSTFIDRPGMVNLYDGAGFEQVTLKALTFGIAVCYRGVKPL, via the coding sequence GTGAGTGCGCCCACGCCCCCGAGTCAGCCTGCCTGGACCGACCCCGACCTGGTGAACCCGCACGCCGTGCAGGACAAGGCCCGGCGGGTGGAGCGGATGTTCGCAGCCATCGCGCCCAGCTATGACCTGAACAATCGGCTGCACTCGATGTGGCGGGATCAGGCGTGGCGGCGGAAGACGGTGAAACTGGCGGACGTCAAGCCGAGGCAGGATGTCGTACTCGACGTGGCTTGCGGGACGGGGGACTTGGCGATGGCGTTCGCGGACGCGAAGGCGAAGCGCGTCGTGGGCGTGGATTTTACGTACAACATGCTGCGGATTGCGGATGTGAAGCGGGCGGGTGACGCTCGGCTGTCGTATCACGCGGGCGACGCGATGCGGCTGCCGGTGGCGGACGCGAGCGTGGACGTGGTGAGCATTGCGTTCGGCATTCGCAACGTGATGAACCCGGCGGCGGCGATGGCGGAGTTTTACCGTGTGCTTCGGCCGGGCGGACGGTTGATGGTGCTTGAATTTTCCGTACCGACCAACCCGTTGCTGCACACCGGCTACATGTTCTACTTCAAGCATGTGATGCCGCGCACTGCGGCGTTGATCGCTCGCGACCGCAGCGGCGCGTATCGTTACCTGCCGCAGAGTGTGAGCACGTTTATCGATCGGCCCGGCATGGTGAACCTTTACGACGGGGCGGGCTTCGAGCAGGTCACGCTTAAGGCGCTCACGTTCGGGATCGCGGTGTGTTACCGGGGGGTGAAGCCGCTTTAG
- a CDS encoding type I phosphomannose isomerase catalytic subunit, whose translation MPIAAYPLTFEPIYKEKVWGGRSLERLGRTLPGGVDARIGESWELADLGTTSASGGGGGAARSIITNGPLAGQSLHDAITGEARALLGNLPLNEFGEFPLLLKYLDARQSLSVQVHPSPAYAAEHDDAFLKSEAWFIVDADPGAVIYKGVHEGVTPEQLRAALEVNDDEAVVPLLIETPVRPGDCHYLPSGTCHALGAGVLVAEVQTPSDTTFRVYDWGRIGRELHVDQALACITFGPPESWKYEKLSLLNHNGTSRTRLVVCEYFRIDRIEAGPGFDEELSYNQPAVWMVLAGEARLTCDAAEPVTLTSGRTVYIPPGMPNARLHVTEPLDWLEITFPQATSQRLA comes from the coding sequence ATGCCCATCGCCGCCTATCCGTTGACGTTTGAGCCGATCTACAAGGAAAAAGTGTGGGGTGGGCGATCGCTCGAACGCCTCGGCAGGACGCTGCCCGGCGGTGTTGACGCACGCATCGGCGAGTCGTGGGAACTGGCGGACCTGGGCACGACCTCAGCCTCGGGCGGCGGGGGCGGGGCGGCGCGATCCATCATCACCAACGGTCCGCTGGCCGGCCAATCGCTGCACGACGCGATCACCGGCGAGGCGCGTGCCCTGCTTGGCAATCTGCCGTTGAACGAGTTCGGCGAGTTTCCGTTGTTGCTGAAGTATCTCGACGCTCGACAGAGCCTCTCCGTGCAGGTGCACCCGAGCCCGGCTTACGCGGCGGAGCATGATGATGCGTTTCTCAAAAGTGAAGCGTGGTTCATCGTTGACGCCGACCCCGGTGCAGTGATCTACAAGGGGGTGCACGAAGGTGTCACACCCGAGCAACTGCGTGCCGCGCTTGAGGTGAACGACGACGAGGCAGTCGTGCCCTTACTCATCGAAACACCCGTGCGTCCGGGCGATTGTCATTACCTGCCCAGCGGGACGTGTCACGCGCTGGGCGCGGGCGTGCTGGTGGCAGAGGTGCAGACGCCCAGCGACACGACGTTTCGGGTGTACGACTGGGGCAGGATCGGGCGGGAACTGCATGTTGACCAGGCGTTGGCGTGTATCACGTTTGGCCCGCCGGAGTCGTGGAAGTATGAGAAGCTGTCGTTGCTGAACCACAACGGCACGTCGCGGACTCGGCTGGTGGTGTGCGAGTATTTCCGCATCGACCGCATTGAGGCCGGACCCGGCTTTGATGAGGAACTCAGCTACAACCAGCCGGCGGTGTGGATGGTGCTCGCTGGTGAGGCACGCCTGACTTGCGATGCGGCCGAGCCTGTGACGCTGACGTCGGGGCGGACGGTTTATATTCCGCCGGGGATGCCCAACGCCCGCTTGCATGTTACCGAACCGTTGGACTGGCTGGAGATCACGTTCCCACAGGCGACGTCGCAACGGTTGGCGTAG
- a CDS encoding bifunctional nuclease family protein has product MAVRVELARILIRETDDTHIVELREVDGERTFPIVIGLTEAAAINRRLMGETPPRPQTHELLANIIEQLGYRLDRVVINDLRNHTFYARLMLEKDGENVDIDSRPSDAIAIGVATDVPIYVEEHVLDEVSRAD; this is encoded by the coding sequence ATGGCGGTCCGCGTTGAACTGGCACGCATCCTCATTCGCGAAACCGACGATACGCACATCGTCGAGTTGCGCGAGGTCGATGGCGAACGTACCTTCCCCATCGTCATCGGCCTCACCGAGGCGGCCGCGATCAACCGTCGACTCATGGGTGAAACACCACCACGCCCGCAGACGCACGAACTGCTGGCCAACATCATCGAACAGCTCGGCTACCGCCTCGACCGCGTCGTCATCAACGACCTGCGAAACCACACCTTCTACGCAAGGCTCATGCTCGAAAAAGATGGCGAAAACGTCGACATCGACTCCCGCCCCAGCGACGCGATCGCCATCGGCGTCGCCACCGACGTGCCCATCTATGTCGAAGAGCACGTCCTCGACGAAGTCAGCCGAGCCGACTGA
- a CDS encoding transcription antitermination factor NusB produces the protein MSKAERTKARSAREIATRALADAAQRFPDLPPQTLDTVGLTSAEAALAVAIHRTTLRRWLTLEHVVSRFVKQPMWRLQPTMRAVLLAGAAQLLFMDRLPSYAVVDEMVQLARRLVRPQAAAMVNGVLRNTARLVTNRSDTPWQPAANSIPHYTDRKPGDAPPNGADTPGFITLKRDVFPDPATDLPAHLALATNMPEHVVRRWFDSFDAPTATTLCLHTLKPAPTIVAIEPGFATDNTPTDATPEASSVPPWAPHARPGFIVWQSTHDELTAFLDASPHRRVQDPASAEPVTAVRDIAFTAALDYCAGRGTKTRQLAAAHPDAKILATDINPDRLDELTHAAAGLPNIERLAIDEAKQQQVDLLLLDVPCSNTAVLARRPEARYRLTRKTMNNLLELQRRIIRDALPALAPLGHVLYSTCSLDVAENNQQARWLAKQINGEIIHEHQTLPVGLGLSYHDGSYHALIKRKA, from the coding sequence ATGAGCAAAGCTGAGCGAACGAAAGCACGCTCGGCTCGCGAGATCGCCACCCGCGCCCTCGCCGACGCCGCGCAACGTTTCCCCGACCTGCCGCCACAAACCCTCGACACCGTCGGCCTCACCTCCGCCGAGGCCGCGCTCGCTGTCGCCATCCATCGCACCACCCTCCGCCGCTGGCTGACCCTCGAACACGTCGTCAGCCGATTCGTCAAGCAACCGATGTGGCGGCTTCAGCCGACCATGCGGGCCGTGCTGCTCGCCGGCGCAGCCCAACTGCTGTTCATGGATCGACTGCCCAGCTATGCCGTCGTTGACGAAATGGTCCAACTCGCCCGCCGCCTCGTCCGCCCCCAAGCCGCCGCAATGGTCAACGGCGTGCTGCGCAACACCGCCCGCCTCGTCACCAACCGCAGCGACACCCCCTGGCAGCCCGCCGCCAACAGCATCCCCCACTACACCGACCGCAAGCCGGGCGATGCCCCCCCCAACGGGGCCGACACACCAGGCTTCATCACCCTCAAGCGCGACGTCTTCCCCGACCCTGCCACCGATCTCCCCGCTCACCTCGCGCTGGCGACCAACATGCCCGAGCACGTCGTCCGCCGCTGGTTCGACAGTTTCGACGCACCCACCGCCACCACGCTCTGCCTGCACACGCTCAAGCCCGCCCCCACCATCGTCGCCATCGAACCCGGGTTTGCCACCGATAACACCCCCACCGATGCCACCCCCGAAGCCTCCAGCGTCCCGCCGTGGGCCCCTCACGCCCGCCCCGGCTTCATCGTCTGGCAGTCGACCCACGACGAACTCACCGCCTTTTTAGACGCATCGCCCCACCGTCGCGTGCAGGACCCCGCGTCCGCCGAGCCTGTTACTGCCGTGCGCGACATCGCCTTCACCGCCGCTCTCGACTACTGCGCCGGCCGTGGCACGAAAACCCGCCAACTCGCCGCAGCGCATCCCGACGCGAAGATTCTCGCCACGGACATCAACCCCGACCGCCTCGACGAGTTGACCCACGCCGCCGCGGGCCTGCCCAACATCGAACGTCTGGCCATCGACGAGGCCAAACAGCAGCAGGTCGACCTGCTGCTGCTTGACGTGCCCTGCTCGAACACCGCCGTACTCGCCCGCCGCCCCGAGGCCCGCTACCGCCTGACGCGCAAGACCATGAACAACCTGCTCGAACTGCAACGCCGCATCATCCGCGACGCGTTGCCTGCCCTCGCGCCCCTCGGCCACGTGCTCTACAGCACATGCAGCCTCGACGTCGCCGAGAACAACCAACAGGCCCGCTGGCTCGCCAAGCAGATCAACGGCGAAATCATCCACGAGCACCAGACCCTCCCCGTCGGCCTCGGCTTGAGCTACCACGACGGCAGCTACCACGCCCTCATCAAACGCAAAGCCTGA
- a CDS encoding response regulator — translation MDTRPRVLVFAGKVARDHSIPACLGDQFRVDVYERLEEALAALRSEDYHAVFADVGDFLPLERGLVGGKSSLILNTIGEGVLIVDADGRCSWSNKRMRGFTPEVFEHVRRICSQALSIFTAQSGPISDTAPPRSKKFTFQVEARYFEMICSPVVSDEGQVQQVVGVVWDATSGKRLQSKIDAIDSAGRELATIDSEAVLKLTPSERLKLLQDKIIRYSKDLMHFDHFAIRLVDKRTNRLEVVIAEGLPPEALEIDLYAQPEGNGISGYVAATGRSYICHDTEKDPRYVPGLQHSKSSLTVPLMLFDKVVGVYNVESDQVGAFNEDDRQFAEIFGRSVALALNILDLLVVERYTTSGQITDSVVQEMAQPMNDIVTDAQTLIEEYIGDDTMRGRLNRIVENVEAIRHAIRDVAAGPKTILGKNKLKQKQVDPLLQDKRILVADDEPHMRATVADVLRKHGCHVQVAKDGYEACTLLEQDEFDLVISDIKMPYRNGYEIFAAAHRHNDHLPVILMTGFGYDPHHSIVRASQEGLSSVLFKPFKVDQLIDETRKALGGGESTENQAADGEPKHQNEPHEQS, via the coding sequence ATGGACACACGACCACGTGTGCTGGTCTTTGCTGGCAAAGTGGCGAGAGACCACTCCATCCCCGCGTGCCTGGGCGACCAGTTCCGCGTCGATGTGTACGAACGCCTCGAAGAAGCCCTCGCCGCCCTGCGCAGCGAAGACTACCACGCCGTCTTCGCCGACGTGGGCGACTTCCTCCCGCTCGAGCGCGGACTCGTCGGCGGCAAGAGCAGCCTCATCCTCAACACCATCGGCGAAGGCGTGCTCATCGTCGACGCCGACGGCCGATGCAGCTGGTCCAACAAACGCATGCGCGGCTTCACCCCCGAAGTCTTCGAACACGTCCGACGCATCTGCTCGCAAGCCCTCTCCATCTTCACCGCACAGTCCGGCCCGATCAGCGACACCGCCCCACCCCGCTCCAAGAAATTCACCTTCCAGGTCGAGGCCCGCTATTTCGAAATGATCTGCTCGCCCGTCGTCAGCGACGAAGGCCAGGTCCAGCAAGTCGTCGGCGTCGTCTGGGACGCCACCAGCGGCAAACGCCTCCAAAGTAAAATCGACGCCATCGACTCCGCCGGCCGCGAATTGGCCACCATCGACTCCGAGGCCGTCCTCAAGCTCACGCCCAGCGAACGTCTCAAGCTGTTGCAGGATAAAATCATCCGCTACAGCAAAGACCTGATGCACTTCGACCACTTCGCCATCCGCCTCGTCGACAAACGCACCAACCGCCTCGAAGTCGTCATCGCCGAGGGCCTCCCCCCCGAAGCCCTCGAAATCGACCTCTACGCACAGCCCGAAGGCAACGGCATCTCCGGCTATGTCGCCGCCACCGGCCGAAGCTACATCTGCCACGACACCGAAAAAGACCCCCGCTACGTCCCCGGCCTCCAACACTCCAAAAGCTCGCTCACCGTCCCGCTGATGCTCTTCGACAAGGTCGTCGGCGTCTACAACGTCGAAAGCGACCAGGTCGGCGCGTTCAACGAAGACGACCGACAGTTCGCCGAGATCTTCGGCCGATCGGTCGCCCTCGCCCTGAACATCCTCGACCTGCTCGTCGTCGAACGCTACACAACCTCCGGCCAGATCACCGACTCCGTCGTGCAGGAAATGGCCCAGCCGATGAACGACATCGTCACCGATGCACAAACCCTCATCGAGGAATACATCGGCGACGACACCATGCGCGGCCGACTCAACCGCATCGTCGAAAACGTCGAAGCCATCCGCCACGCCATCCGCGATGTCGCCGCCGGCCCCAAAACCATCCTCGGCAAAAACAAACTCAAACAGAAGCAGGTCGACCCGCTGCTTCAGGACAAACGCATCCTCGTCGCAGACGACGAACCGCACATGCGCGCCACCGTCGCAGACGTCCTCCGGAAGCACGGCTGCCACGTCCAGGTCGCCAAAGACGGCTACGAAGCCTGCACCCTCCTCGAACAGGACGAGTTCGACCTCGTCATCTCCGACATCAAAATGCCCTACCGCAACGGCTACGAAATCTTCGCCGCCGCGCACCGACACAACGATCACCTGCCCGTCATCCTCATGACCGGCTTCGGCTACGACCCGCACCACTCCATCGTCCGCGCCAGCCAGGAAGGCCTCTCCAGCGTGCTGTTCAAACCCTTCAAGGTGGATCAGCTCATCGACGAAACACGCAAAGCCCTCGGCGGCGGCGAATCCACCGAAAACCAAGCCGCCGACGGCGAGCCGAAACACCAGAACGAGCCGCATGAGCAAAGCTGA
- a CDS encoding polyprenyl synthetase family protein: protein MLVLAKRDNAIHERLTADLADVEARFAAELRSDLDCVNELVEHVERYRGKMLRPTLVLVSALASHPDQPTEPTTRPGHRIVATVLEMVHMATLVHDDILDEAELRRRGATINHLAGNEAAVMLGDYLISHAYHLCSSLGDAEISRAIAHATNTVCEGELLQLANRNNADLDERTYFEIIRRKTASLCGVSCRLAAVLNNTPPATTDALYHYGEKLGVAFQIVDDVLDLTGDERTVGKTLNRDLEKGKLTLPLIHHLASLDDTNREAMRELLEAQRDRSLDPAVRDKQAKLLRDRLNADGSVEFARQRAAELVASAKAQISEHLPESPARTLLLEMADAVLSRKF from the coding sequence ATGCTGGTGCTGGCTAAGCGCGACAATGCAATTCACGAACGTCTCACGGCCGACCTGGCCGACGTCGAGGCCCGCTTTGCCGCCGAACTGCGGTCTGACCTGGACTGCGTCAACGAACTCGTCGAGCATGTCGAACGCTATCGCGGCAAAATGCTGCGACCCACCCTCGTGCTCGTCTCCGCCCTCGCCAGCCACCCCGACCAGCCGACCGAACCCACCACCCGCCCGGGCCACCGCATCGTCGCCACCGTGCTCGAAATGGTGCACATGGCCACCCTCGTCCACGACGACATCCTCGACGAGGCGGAGCTGCGTCGGCGGGGCGCGACCATCAACCACCTCGCCGGCAACGAGGCCGCCGTCATGCTCGGCGACTACCTCATCAGCCACGCCTACCACCTCTGCTCGTCGCTCGGCGACGCCGAGATCAGCCGCGCCATCGCCCACGCCACCAACACCGTCTGCGAAGGCGAACTGCTCCAACTGGCCAACCGCAACAACGCCGACCTCGACGAGCGGACCTACTTCGAGATCATCCGCCGCAAGACCGCCAGCCTCTGCGGCGTAAGCTGCCGCCTCGCCGCCGTGCTCAACAACACCCCGCCCGCCACCACGGACGCCCTCTACCACTACGGCGAAAAGCTCGGCGTCGCCTTCCAGATCGTCGACGACGTGCTCGACCTCACCGGCGACGAACGAACCGTCGGCAAAACGCTCAACCGCGACCTGGAAAAGGGCAAGCTCACCCTCCCGCTCATCCACCACCTCGCCTCGCTGGACGACACCAACCGCGAGGCGATGCGCGAGCTGCTCGAAGCCCAGCGAGACCGCTCCCTCGACCCGGCCGTCCGCGACAAACAAGCCAAGCTGCTCCGTGATCGCCTCAACGCCGACGGCTCGGTCGAATTCGCCCGCCAGCGGGCCGCCGAGCTGGTCGCCAGCGCCAAGGCCCAGATCAGCGAACACCTGCCCGAGTCTCCCGCCCGCACCCTCCTGCTGGAAATGGCCGACGCCGTGCTCAGTCGAAAGTTCTGA
- a CDS encoding iron ABC transporter substrate-binding protein yields MIYLTLILNIRPVPVVRGGWSRGMWAKHRMWLAVAAAAIVLGGAVVWLLPRGEGSSVEQLVLYSGRSRSLVQPMIRQFEQETGIRVRVRYGESSQLATTLREEGRRSPADVFWSQDAGTLGALVRAERFEALPESLVADVPMVYRSADRYWVGTSGRARVLAYSPERVSSEELPTSVFDLADRRYRGRVAWAPTNASFQAFVLAMRRVHGDDVARQWLTDLRANGARAYANNTAIVQGIAAGEVDFGLTNHYYLLRFRDTHADYPVEQTAFEAGDVANLVLTSGAGVLAGARNREAAERFVAFLLSQSTQRYFVTETFEYPVVDGVELPSDGPIDPARQRELAPVMELDALDDLEGTLRLFREVGLL; encoded by the coding sequence ATGATCTACTTGACACTCATTCTCAATATCCGCCCCGTTCCGGTGGTGAGGGGTGGCTGGAGCAGAGGTATGTGGGCGAAGCATCGGATGTGGTTGGCGGTCGCTGCTGCGGCAATTGTGCTGGGCGGGGCGGTGGTGTGGCTGCTGCCGCGCGGCGAGGGGTCGAGCGTGGAGCAGCTGGTGCTCTACTCGGGGCGGTCGCGGAGCCTGGTGCAGCCGATGATTCGGCAGTTTGAGCAGGAGACGGGCATTCGGGTGCGCGTGCGGTACGGGGAGTCGTCGCAGTTGGCGACCACGCTGCGCGAGGAGGGGCGTCGTAGCCCGGCGGACGTGTTCTGGTCGCAGGATGCGGGGACGTTGGGTGCGCTGGTACGGGCGGAACGGTTCGAAGCGCTGCCGGAGTCGCTGGTGGCGGACGTGCCGATGGTTTATCGAAGCGCGGATCGCTATTGGGTGGGCACATCGGGGCGGGCGAGGGTGCTGGCGTATTCGCCGGAGCGGGTGTCGTCGGAGGAGCTGCCGACGAGCGTGTTTGATCTTGCGGATCGGCGGTATCGCGGGCGGGTGGCGTGGGCACCGACGAACGCGTCGTTTCAGGCGTTTGTGCTGGCGATGCGTCGCGTGCACGGCGACGACGTGGCCCGGCAGTGGCTGACGGACCTGCGGGCCAATGGCGCCCGGGCGTACGCGAACAACACGGCGATCGTGCAGGGCATCGCGGCGGGCGAGGTCGATTTCGGACTGACGAACCATTACTACCTGCTGCGTTTCCGCGATACACACGCGGACTACCCGGTCGAGCAGACGGCGTTCGAGGCGGGCGACGTAGCCAACCTCGTGCTGACCTCGGGCGCGGGCGTGCTGGCGGGGGCGCGTAATCGGGAGGCGGCGGAGCGGTTTGTCGCGTTTTTGCTTTCGCAGTCGACGCAGCGATATTTCGTGACGGAGACTTTCGAATATCCTGTGGTTGACGGGGTGGAATTGCCCAGCGACGGGCCGATCGACCCGGCCAGGCAGCGGGAACTGGCGCCGGTGATGGAACTTGACGCGCTGGACGATCTGGAGGGAACGCTGCGGCTGTTCCGCGAGGTGGGGTTGTTGTGA